A genomic window from Planococcus rifietoensis includes:
- a CDS encoding glutathione ABC transporter substrate-binding protein, whose translation MKKYWLVLLAFFGILVLSACSESTIPEGAEGSGGDSSGGSSDVDQEIIYASTTDAVGLSPIMTNDSVSSSVTEQVYEKLFVRNPETMEIEPMLAESYETPDDLTWVITLKEGIEFQDGTPFNAEAVKYTFDKLRDPETAAPRASLLEPVDEITVVDENTVEIKTKYPYGPLLAALSHSNAAIVSPTADQEQDLMQEPVGTGPFKFSSWATGDQVVLEKNEDYWGGAPELDRVVFKVVPETSTAISMLQTGEVNFLDALPTEQISRIESIDNVEVTKQDGTPVYYLTFNHSKDRNQDPDFRKAVASAIDRDAFVANLNDLGVRSDSILGPQVFGYDESADDAGTPYDPEMAKQLVEENGYGDEPIKLLSANRDNFILMAEIVQSQLTEAGFTVEIETMEWATFLDTARSGEYDLTFLSWSNVTGDGSEMLYPNFHSDNIGASNRAQYNNPEFDELVEASRTTIDQEERQSILNEANQLMLAEDAAIVMYHGVVTSATDQSIQGLQMDPNGQWSLYNVTRE comes from the coding sequence ATGAAAAAATACTGGCTCGTACTACTGGCGTTCTTCGGCATCCTGGTGTTAAGCGCTTGTTCAGAAAGCACCATTCCTGAAGGCGCAGAAGGATCAGGCGGCGATTCATCAGGAGGATCAAGTGATGTCGACCAAGAAATCATCTACGCTTCCACAACTGATGCGGTAGGGCTTTCGCCGATTATGACCAATGATTCGGTCTCTTCAAGTGTTACAGAACAAGTATATGAAAAACTATTCGTCAGAAATCCTGAAACGATGGAAATCGAGCCGATGCTCGCAGAATCCTACGAAACACCAGACGATCTGACATGGGTTATTACCTTGAAAGAAGGCATTGAGTTCCAAGACGGCACACCGTTCAATGCGGAAGCCGTGAAATACACATTCGATAAGCTGCGCGACCCAGAAACAGCTGCGCCGCGGGCTTCCCTGTTGGAGCCGGTCGATGAAATTACAGTAGTCGATGAAAACACTGTGGAAATCAAAACGAAATATCCATACGGCCCGCTATTGGCCGCTTTATCCCACTCAAATGCAGCGATCGTCAGCCCGACTGCTGACCAGGAGCAAGATTTGATGCAAGAACCAGTGGGCACAGGCCCATTCAAATTCTCAAGCTGGGCAACTGGTGACCAAGTCGTGCTTGAGAAAAACGAAGATTATTGGGGCGGTGCACCGGAACTCGACCGCGTCGTCTTCAAAGTAGTCCCTGAAACGTCAACCGCGATCTCTATGTTGCAGACAGGCGAAGTCAACTTCCTCGATGCGTTGCCGACAGAACAGATTTCACGTATCGAATCGATTGATAATGTAGAAGTAACGAAACAAGACGGCACACCAGTTTATTATTTGACGTTCAATCATTCAAAAGACCGCAACCAAGATCCGGACTTCCGTAAAGCGGTAGCAAGTGCGATCGACCGTGATGCGTTCGTTGCCAACTTAAACGATTTGGGTGTCAGAAGCGACAGCATCCTCGGGCCGCAAGTATTCGGCTACGATGAATCTGCGGATGACGCAGGAACACCTTATGATCCTGAAATGGCGAAGCAATTGGTGGAAGAAAACGGCTATGGCGACGAGCCGATCAAATTGCTTTCCGCCAACCGCGACAACTTCATCTTGATGGCAGAAATCGTCCAGTCCCAATTGACGGAAGCTGGATTCACTGTCGAAATTGAAACGATGGAATGGGCGACTTTCCTGGATACTGCACGCAGTGGAGAGTATGACCTGACATTCTTGAGCTGGTCGAATGTAACAGGCGACGGTTCTGAAATGTTGTACCCGAACTTCCATTCAGATAACATCGGCGCTTCCAACCGTGCGCAATACAACAATCCGGAATTCGACGAATTGGTCGAAGCCTCCCGCACGACGATCGACCAGGAAGAACGCCAATCGATTTTGAACGAAGCGAACCAATTGATGCTCGCTGAAGATGCAGCGATTGTCATGTATCACGGGGTCGTGACATCAGCGACAGATCAATCGATCCAAGGTTTGCAAATGGATCCGAACGGACAATGGAGCTTGTATAACGTAACGAGAGAGTAG
- a CDS encoding ABC transporter permease: protein MATVESVKTKDKKREKYIVTTMKRLFKNKLAIVGLVIVILQIILALFAPFMTAHDPAAQNLANRELPVFSDGHWLGTDNYGRDVWSRIVFGARISLVVGITAVSLGLIGGTILGLLAGYYRKLDAIIMRFVDLLFSFPGILLAMLIIAILGTSLVNVAIAISIWSIPTCARIVRGSVLSIKEKEYIMAMRSMGASDLRIMIRHILPNASAPIIVFATMRMATAILSTAALSYLGLGAQPPTPEWGAMISQGQDFMWSAPHLTIVPGIAIMLTVFAFNVLGDGLRDALDPNMDLQE from the coding sequence ATGGCAACTGTCGAGTCGGTAAAAACGAAAGACAAAAAGCGCGAAAAATACATTGTCACCACAATGAAGCGCTTGTTTAAAAATAAATTGGCGATTGTTGGCTTAGTCATCGTCATCTTGCAGATCATCTTAGCGCTATTTGCGCCGTTTATGACAGCGCATGACCCAGCAGCCCAAAACTTGGCGAACCGTGAACTGCCGGTGTTCAGTGACGGGCATTGGCTCGGGACCGACAATTACGGACGCGACGTGTGGAGCCGGATCGTCTTCGGCGCCAGAATCTCATTGGTGGTCGGCATCACCGCCGTATCGCTCGGATTGATTGGCGGAACAATCCTTGGACTCTTGGCAGGCTATTACCGGAAACTGGATGCGATCATCATGAGATTCGTCGACTTGTTGTTCTCATTCCCGGGAATCTTGCTGGCGATGCTGATCATTGCAATTCTTGGCACAAGCCTTGTGAATGTCGCGATCGCCATCAGCATCTGGTCGATTCCGACTTGTGCGCGTATCGTCCGCGGCTCGGTTCTTTCCATTAAAGAGAAAGAATACATCATGGCGATGCGCTCGATGGGAGCGTCGGATCTGCGCATCATGATCCGCCATATTTTGCCGAATGCTTCAGCACCCATCATCGTGTTTGCGACGATGCGTATGGCCACAGCCATTCTTTCCACGGCAGCACTTAGTTATTTAGGGCTCGGCGCACAGCCTCCGACACCGGAATGGGGCGCCATGATTTCGCAGGGGCAGGATTTTATGTGGTCAGCGCCTCATTTGACCATCGTGCCCGGCATTGCGATCATGCTGACGGTTTTTGCTTTTAATGTACTCGGTGATGGGTTGCGCGATGCGCTCGATCCGAACATGGATTTACAAGAATAA
- the nikB gene encoding nickel ABC transporter permease, with amino-acid sequence MVSLIIQRTLQLVFLLFGISFLVFSSMHIAPGNPAAVIGGPTATASDIEAIEENLGLNDPFLTQYARYVGNAVQGDFGYSYQTTQPVADAIMVRFPNTLKLAVASMIVAVIIGIITGLISALRQNSWLDVSATTFALAGISIPNFWLGALLILVFAVNLQWLPVGGMSSPWYTLDGIKELILPAITLGTGSAAMIARMARSSMLEVIRADYVRTARAKGVKEKNVIWIHTLKNAMIPIITIIGLNFGFLLGGTIITEKVFAINGVGRLMIDAIAARDFPMVQGSVLLVATLFVLVNLLVDIIYTYIDPRIKYD; translated from the coding sequence TTGGTTTCACTTATTATCCAGCGAACATTGCAATTGGTGTTCTTATTGTTCGGCATATCGTTTCTTGTTTTTTCGTCCATGCATATAGCGCCCGGGAATCCGGCTGCTGTCATTGGCGGACCGACAGCCACTGCTTCCGATATTGAAGCGATTGAAGAAAATCTCGGGTTGAACGATCCGTTTCTGACGCAGTACGCCCGTTATGTAGGAAATGCCGTCCAAGGCGATTTCGGTTATTCCTATCAGACGACGCAGCCCGTGGCAGACGCGATCATGGTGCGCTTTCCCAATACATTGAAATTGGCTGTCGCGAGCATGATCGTCGCCGTGATTATCGGAATCATCACAGGCCTCATCTCAGCCTTGAGGCAAAATTCCTGGCTGGACGTTTCAGCGACCACGTTCGCACTGGCCGGCATCTCCATCCCGAACTTCTGGCTCGGGGCGTTATTGATCCTCGTATTTGCTGTGAATCTCCAATGGTTGCCGGTAGGGGGCATGTCGAGCCCTTGGTACACACTCGATGGCATCAAGGAATTGATCCTGCCGGCGATCACGTTAGGGACAGGATCGGCTGCGATGATTGCGCGCATGGCGAGGTCTTCGATGCTTGAAGTCATCCGCGCCGATTACGTCAGAACGGCACGTGCCAAAGGCGTGAAAGAAAAGAACGTTATTTGGATCCACACATTGAAAAACGCAATGATCCCGATTATTACGATCATCGGGTTGAACTTCGGCTTCTTGCTCGGCGGAACGATTATCACCGAAAAGGTATTCGCCATCAACGGCGTCGGGCGGCTGATGATCGATGCCATTGCAGCCCGCGATTTCCCGATGGTGCAAGGCTCAGTTCTGTTGGTCGCGACATTGTTCGTACTCGTCAATTTGCTGGTCGATATCATCTACACCTATATCGACCCGAGAATCAAATATGACTAA
- a CDS encoding Lrp/AsnC family transcriptional regulator has protein sequence MKLDNTDKKILELLTVNGRTSYVDIGKELNLSRVAVRERVQNLIEAGVIEKFTVVINSEKVGKKVSGFFEVDCEPGSLVEVAQALADNPQVASCYQMTGPSTLHMHVLVDDFIDLEKFINEELYALEGITRVESHILLRRFKSRNGLKL, from the coding sequence ATGAAGTTGGATAATACCGATAAAAAAATTCTAGAGTTGTTGACGGTGAATGGCCGCACTTCATATGTGGATATCGGAAAAGAATTGAATCTGTCCCGTGTCGCCGTCCGGGAAAGAGTTCAAAACCTGATCGAGGCAGGCGTCATCGAGAAGTTTACCGTTGTGATCAACAGCGAAAAGGTTGGCAAGAAAGTTTCCGGATTCTTTGAAGTGGATTGCGAGCCGGGATCACTCGTCGAAGTGGCACAAGCCTTGGCAGACAACCCGCAAGTCGCCAGCTGCTATCAGATGACAGGGCCTTCCACCTTGCACATGCACGTTTTGGTGGATGACTTCATCGATCTGGAAAAGTTCATCAACGAAGAATTATATGCACTCGAAGGCATTACGCGAGTCGAAAGCCATATCCTGCTGCGAAGATTCAAAAGTAGAAATGGACTTAAACTGTAA
- a CDS encoding GNAT family N-acetyltransferase, which produces MNIHYQKFSSEPPYGIAEEITALHRLIFDGPGHWLEKLNRQETVLVYVALVDKCVVGYKIGYALDDQIFYSWLGGVRPDCRKLGIASELMRRQHEDLKDMGYEIVRTKTMNKWRGMLLLNIQTGFDVLKTEVDPRSQLKIVLEKKLLS; this is translated from the coding sequence ATGAACATCCACTATCAAAAATTCAGTTCTGAACCGCCCTATGGAATAGCAGAAGAAATCACCGCGCTGCACCGGCTGATTTTTGATGGGCCGGGACACTGGCTGGAGAAGCTCAACCGCCAGGAAACTGTATTGGTCTATGTGGCTTTAGTAGACAAATGCGTCGTAGGCTATAAAATCGGCTATGCCCTGGACGATCAGATTTTTTACAGTTGGCTTGGCGGCGTCCGTCCCGATTGCCGAAAGCTTGGAATCGCCTCCGAACTGATGCGCAGGCAGCACGAAGACTTAAAAGACATGGGCTACGAAATCGTCCGCACCAAGACGATGAACAAATGGCGCGGCATGCTGCTGCTGAATATCCAGACGGGTTTTGACGTCTTGAAGACGGAAGTCGATCCACGCAGCCAGTTGAAGATTGTGCTGGAGAAGAAGCTGCTTTCTTGA
- a CDS encoding DUF4181 domain-containing protein, with protein MFWLEIGLVILGIVVLNTLMNFVLRKILKIEKEKKDFFSSYYVNERHEKIDKWLKRLWLLLSVIIIYLVFIQEFPILLYLMLFIVLMVLDSLVRAYFQWKHSDQPKQAVLILSEMAVWISAVTLVIYFDVFNFLA; from the coding sequence ATGTTTTGGCTGGAAATCGGATTGGTTATTCTAGGGATTGTCGTACTTAACACCCTAATGAATTTTGTGCTCAGAAAAATATTGAAAATCGAAAAAGAAAAGAAAGATTTTTTTTCGTCCTATTACGTCAATGAACGACATGAAAAAATCGACAAGTGGCTCAAAAGGCTATGGCTGCTCTTGAGTGTAATTATCATTTATTTAGTATTTATTCAGGAGTTCCCGATTCTTCTTTACCTCATGTTATTTATTGTTTTGATGGTATTGGACTCACTAGTCAGAGCCTATTTCCAATGGAAGCACTCCGACCAGCCGAAACAGGCCGTTTTGATACTGAGTGAGATGGCGGTTTGGATATCGGCAGTCACCTTGGTGATCTATTTCGACGTCTTTAACTTTTTAGCTTAA
- a CDS encoding metallophosphoesterase family protein, producing MSTTIAVIADVHGNSRALLSVLAEIDQQPEVKHIYCIGDMVGIGYETNEVLEILFSRKDISFVIGNHEEELIAILEGEDGESQGGEKLHHEWLAKRFDHRLLPKLKAIPKEIVAEHEGHKILFTHYHIDAEQRFLPIDAEPTAEKLDQLYKESPFDLVCFGHHHPVHHFSSAQRTYLNPGSLGCYDKPSARYAIIELTAKEINVALKQAPYDNQDFLLGYEQLNVPEKEFILKVFHGKQSLNKLS from the coding sequence ATGAGTACAACGATCGCAGTTATCGCGGATGTCCACGGAAATAGCCGCGCTTTACTTTCAGTATTGGCAGAAATCGATCAGCAGCCTGAAGTGAAGCACATCTACTGTATAGGAGATATGGTCGGAATAGGGTACGAGACCAACGAAGTGCTGGAGATTTTGTTTTCCAGAAAAGACATTTCATTTGTTATCGGGAATCACGAAGAAGAATTGATTGCGATTTTGGAAGGAGAAGATGGCGAAAGCCAAGGCGGTGAAAAGCTTCATCACGAATGGTTGGCAAAACGATTCGATCACCGCCTGCTGCCTAAATTGAAAGCCATTCCGAAAGAAATAGTGGCTGAGCATGAGGGTCACAAGATATTGTTTACTCATTATCACATCGACGCCGAGCAGCGATTTCTTCCCATCGACGCTGAGCCGACTGCTGAAAAGCTGGATCAGCTTTATAAAGAATCACCGTTCGATTTGGTCTGTTTCGGGCATCATCATCCGGTGCATCACTTTTCTTCAGCACAACGAACTTACTTGAATCCGGGATCGCTTGGCTGTTATGACAAGCCGTCAGCCAGATATGCCATCATTGAATTAACGGCCAAAGAAATCAATGTCGCATTAAAGCAAGCTCCTTACGATAATCAAGATTTCCTCTTGGGATATGAACAATTGAATGTTCCTGAAAAAGAGTTCATATTAAAGGTTTTTCATGGAAAACAATCGCTAAATAAATTAAGTTGA
- a CDS encoding SDR family oxidoreductase: protein MTKDVYVITGGSEDLAIALAQHIGQKGTLLLVDSCEKCLELVKQQLFQQGITDVHCETSDLTSKRAVGTLAEKASELGSLRGLVHAAGLSNASDSKRKMADNVIGMSHVLEAFLPLANETTSAVMVSSMTAYMVPQNGQYMDALKQQLSANLVETLDQFTQGDAGAANSMSKLAVQLIVEDQAWVWGEKGARLNSVSPGMMNVPDAYEDIQAMLDHTPLRRTAEPGEIASAIEFLLSDSASYITGIDLRIDGGTVANYPRMKTAMSQEKMKRF from the coding sequence ATGACGAAGGATGTTTATGTGATCACAGGCGGTTCAGAAGATCTGGCCATCGCATTGGCCCAGCACATCGGCCAAAAAGGTACGCTGCTGTTGGTGGATTCATGCGAAAAATGCCTCGAACTAGTAAAGCAGCAGCTTTTCCAACAAGGCATCACCGATGTCCACTGCGAAACGTCCGACCTGACATCGAAACGAGCGGTCGGAACGTTAGCGGAAAAAGCGTCAGAACTCGGAAGTTTGAGAGGGCTGGTGCATGCAGCTGGCTTATCGAACGCGAGCGATTCCAAGCGCAAGATGGCGGATAACGTCATCGGCATGAGCCACGTGCTCGAAGCGTTTTTGCCGCTTGCGAATGAAACGACGTCCGCCGTCATGGTGTCCTCGATGACCGCCTATATGGTGCCGCAAAACGGCCAGTATATGGACGCTTTAAAACAACAGCTCTCAGCCAACTTGGTTGAAACGCTCGACCAGTTCACGCAAGGAGATGCGGGAGCGGCCAACAGCATGTCGAAGCTCGCCGTCCAATTGATCGTCGAAGATCAGGCCTGGGTGTGGGGAGAAAAAGGCGCGCGGCTCAACTCGGTATCGCCCGGCATGATGAACGTGCCGGATGCTTACGAAGACATTCAGGCCATGCTTGACCACACGCCGCTGCGCCGGACGGCCGAACCGGGAGAAATCGCCTCTGCGATCGAGTTCCTGTTGAGCGATTCGGCTTCCTACATCACCGGCATCGACTTGCGCATCGACGGCGGCACCGTCGCTAATTATCCGCGAATGAAAACAGCGATGTCTCAAGAGAAGATGAAACGCTTTTAA
- a CDS encoding TetR/AcrR family transcriptional regulator, translating into MITAKQTITETFIHLLAEQDFEEVSVKDIVAYAGISRSTFYLHFTDKYELMDAVRSQLNGRLLQIYAEPSDAETINLKICRHVFRYRSFYRQEFSDAGRIHELTSRFAGQLEHVFGDEDLAVFAGWGTIGYLASWVKGGFAMAPQEASDKLMKIIFADWTANLADARERSS; encoded by the coding sequence ATGATAACAGCGAAACAAACCATTACCGAAACCTTCATCCACTTGCTTGCTGAACAGGATTTCGAGGAAGTGTCAGTCAAAGACATCGTCGCCTATGCCGGCATTTCCCGCTCCACGTTCTACCTGCATTTTACCGATAAATACGAATTGATGGACGCGGTGCGCAGCCAATTGAATGGACGGCTCTTGCAGATCTATGCCGAACCGTCCGATGCAGAGACGATCAACTTAAAGATCTGCCGGCATGTCTTCCGCTACCGTTCGTTCTACCGCCAGGAATTTTCCGATGCCGGGCGCATCCATGAACTCACCAGCCGCTTTGCCGGCCAGCTTGAACACGTCTTTGGCGATGAGGACCTCGCCGTCTTTGCGGGCTGGGGCACGATCGGCTATTTGGCATCCTGGGTCAAAGGTGGCTTTGCGATGGCGCCGCAAGAAGCGTCAGACAAGCTGATGAAAATCATTTTCGCCGATTGGACAGCGAATTTGGCGGATGCGCGGGAACGCAGCAGTTGA
- a CDS encoding RNA polymerase alpha subunit C-terminal domain-containing protein, whose product MPAEKTLRICDHGHRYYKSSDCPTCPVCNEENKPQRGFLRELSAPARNALLGEQIDTLEKLSSYSEKDILALHGVGPASLPVLRRHLAQAGLSFKN is encoded by the coding sequence ATGCCTGCTGAAAAGACATTGCGCATTTGCGATCACGGCCACCGGTATTACAAAAGCAGCGACTGTCCGACATGCCCGGTATGCAACGAGGAAAACAAGCCGCAACGCGGATTTCTCCGGGAGCTCAGTGCGCCGGCGAGAAACGCGCTGCTGGGGGAACAAATCGATACGCTTGAAAAACTGTCCAGTTATAGTGAAAAGGACATTCTGGCGCTTCACGGCGTCGGGCCCGCATCTTTGCCGGTTTTGAGGCGGCACCTGGCGCAAGCGGGATTGTCGTTCAAAAACTGA
- a CDS encoding class I SAM-dependent methyltransferase — protein sequence MHKHHNKIAYLDDPQRNGGLTAEALLDQLHIQKSDRILDFGAGTGHFTLPLAQRIDDTVYALDTDPAMLELISAKAQGASIENIELVTGELTDAALAKDSLDIILASLVLHEITPLGPVLDNMHSVLKTGGRLIAIELEPKTGGPKAPRLTSSGLEQQLSAAGFEVVEKFFPAQSLYVLVAQK from the coding sequence ATGCACAAGCACCATAACAAAATCGCCTATTTGGACGATCCGCAACGAAACGGCGGCCTGACAGCGGAAGCCTTGCTCGATCAGCTGCACATCCAAAAAAGCGACCGCATCCTTGATTTCGGGGCGGGCACCGGCCATTTCACCTTGCCGCTCGCACAGCGAATCGACGACACCGTCTATGCGCTCGACACCGATCCGGCGATGCTTGAGCTGATCAGCGCAAAAGCGCAAGGGGCGTCTATTGAAAATATCGAACTCGTAACCGGCGAATTAACAGACGCAGCGCTCGCTAAAGATTCACTCGACATCATCCTCGCATCGCTCGTCTTGCACGAAATCACGCCGCTCGGTCCGGTGCTCGACAATATGCACAGCGTATTGAAGACAGGCGGGCGCTTGATCGCCATCGAACTCGAACCGAAAACCGGCGGGCCCAAAGCGCCGCGCCTAACGTCTAGTGGCTTGGAACAGCAGCTCTCGGCAGCGGGATTTGAAGTGGTGGAGAAATTCTTCCCGGCACAATCCTTGTATGTGCTGGTGGCACAGAAATAA
- a CDS encoding NAD(P)/FAD-dependent oxidoreductase: MNDSLVNQEALLDCAIIGGGPAGLNAALVLGRSLKKTMLFDDNQPRNRVTHESHGFLTRDGIDPQELKRLAQQELTHYPDVQVNTSRVATVTKEPKAFRIETEGGEVFQARRVILATGFTETLPDIPRVQEFYGTSLFSCPFCDGYEMRGEPLVIVSENEAAGHLAKVVSNWTNNLIIATNGKKHITPTEQKTLEHHGVLVYEEPIRSLDGENGKLRAITFEDGTTIERSGGFVTAEWHQSTSIAKDLGCYINERGGVETDPMQRTNVEGVFACGDISMGPAQLIIAAGQGSLAATSVVAAFTEERFGE, translated from the coding sequence ATGAACGATTCACTTGTAAACCAGGAAGCGCTGCTCGATTGTGCGATTATCGGCGGCGGGCCGGCGGGGCTCAACGCAGCGCTCGTGCTCGGCCGCTCACTGAAAAAGACCATGCTGTTCGATGACAACCAGCCGAGAAACCGCGTGACGCATGAATCGCACGGCTTTTTGACACGCGACGGCATCGATCCCCAGGAACTAAAACGATTGGCGCAACAAGAACTCACGCATTATCCAGATGTGCAAGTTAATACGAGCCGCGTCGCAACGGTCACGAAAGAACCAAAAGCTTTCCGCATCGAAACAGAAGGCGGGGAAGTATTCCAAGCGAGAAGAGTGATCCTCGCGACCGGATTCACGGAAACTTTGCCGGACATTCCGCGCGTCCAGGAGTTTTATGGCACAAGCCTGTTCAGCTGCCCGTTCTGCGACGGCTATGAAATGCGCGGCGAGCCCTTGGTCATCGTTTCGGAAAATGAAGCAGCGGGGCATCTCGCAAAAGTCGTCTCCAACTGGACGAACAATTTGATCATCGCGACAAATGGCAAAAAACACATCACGCCGACGGAGCAGAAAACGCTTGAGCATCACGGTGTCCTCGTCTACGAAGAACCGATCCGCTCACTGGACGGCGAAAACGGCAAGCTGCGCGCCATCACGTTTGAAGACGGCACGACGATCGAGCGCTCCGGCGGATTCGTTACAGCCGAGTGGCACCAGTCCACATCGATCGCGAAAGATTTGGGCTGCTACATCAACGAGCGCGGCGGCGTGGAGACCGACCCGATGCAGCGCACCAATGTTGAAGGGGTCTTTGCCTGCGGCGATATTTCCATGGGGCCCGCGCAATTGATCATCGCAGCGGGACAGGGAAGTCTGGCTGCCACCAGTGTTGTCGCTGCCTTCACGGAAGAACGATTCGGCGAATGA
- a CDS encoding Rrf2 family transcriptional regulator: MKYSNATNYALHTMVQLIRLPRDASIGVQELAKAQQLSPTYLSKILTKLTKAGLIESTPGAKGGYRLARGERDISFFDVIQAIEGESHLFDCTLHRHEGCLIQKVMRDAEANMKQELQEQLLVDIAEQAGQHQGGDGK; encoded by the coding sequence ATGAAATATTCAAATGCTACGAACTACGCCTTGCATACGATGGTGCAGCTGATCCGGTTGCCTCGGGATGCGTCGATCGGCGTGCAGGAACTGGCGAAAGCCCAGCAGTTATCGCCGACTTATTTGTCGAAAATCTTGACCAAGCTGACAAAAGCCGGCTTGATCGAGTCGACGCCGGGCGCAAAAGGCGGCTACCGGCTGGCGCGCGGCGAGCGGGACATCTCGTTTTTCGATGTGATCCAGGCGATTGAAGGCGAGAGCCATCTATTCGACTGCACGCTCCATCGCCACGAAGGCTGCCTGATCCAGAAAGTCATGCGGGACGCTGAAGCCAATATGAAACAAGAACTCCAGGAACAGCTGTTAGTGGATATTGCCGAACAGGCAGGACAACACCAAGGAGGCGATGGGAAATGA
- a CDS encoding type 1 glutamine amidotransferase family protein: MNEYVLFVLLDEYADWEAASLAAALNEEPEGDGRRFDVKTVSLTKEPVRSIGGFTVMPDYSIDDAPEEFAGLILIGGNSWRKDGSERVMELVDKAISQQAVLGAICDASVFLGKNGLLNDVPHTSNHLEDLQETSGDRYTNEAHYLQQQAVRSGQLITANGSAFLEFGKEVLEALNAAPQAEIDEWYGFFKQGYHDYTKSQQ, encoded by the coding sequence ATGAACGAGTATGTCCTTTTTGTGCTATTGGACGAGTATGCGGACTGGGAAGCAGCGTCTTTGGCGGCGGCATTGAACGAAGAACCGGAAGGCGACGGCCGCAGATTCGACGTGAAGACCGTATCGCTGACAAAAGAGCCGGTTCGATCAATCGGCGGCTTTACCGTAATGCCCGATTATAGTATTGACGATGCACCGGAGGAATTCGCGGGATTGATCCTCATCGGCGGTAATTCCTGGCGCAAAGACGGCAGCGAACGCGTTATGGAGCTGGTCGACAAAGCAATCAGCCAGCAAGCCGTGCTTGGCGCTATTTGCGACGCCTCGGTATTTCTCGGAAAGAACGGCTTGTTAAACGATGTGCCGCATACGAGCAATCACTTGGAAGATTTGCAGGAAACTTCAGGCGACCGCTACACGAACGAAGCGCACTATCTCCAACAGCAAGCCGTCCGCAGCGGACAGCTCATTACCGCCAACGGCTCCGCCTTCCTCGAATTCGGGAAAGAAGTGCTCGAAGCGCTGAATGCCGCACCGCAAGCGGAAATCGATGAATGGTACGGGTTTTTCAAGCAAGGCTATCACGATTACACAAAGTCACAGCAGTAG
- a CDS encoding GNAT family N-acetyltransferase: MAEAETFEATSETKRLTIRPLERADYAEWLAGFNGRSPSKHVYDPGRLDMSACTEHWFQELVDKHQQLAHDDTAHVFAVFRKEDGRHIGMVDFSTLARDDFQWGRIGYTIHNQYWNQGFGKEAVTGALDIAFTELGFHRIEAHINLDNEASVRLAESAGMKFECVREAFLYEGGAWVDHLIYSINHK; this comes from the coding sequence GTGGCAGAAGCTGAAACGTTCGAAGCAACATCAGAAACAAAGAGGTTAACTATCCGGCCGCTGGAACGAGCGGATTATGCTGAGTGGCTGGCAGGCTTTAACGGCCGTTCGCCCTCGAAGCATGTCTACGATCCGGGCAGACTGGATATGAGTGCGTGTACCGAACACTGGTTTCAGGAGCTGGTCGACAAGCACCAGCAACTGGCGCATGACGACACGGCCCACGTGTTCGCCGTATTCCGAAAAGAAGACGGGCGCCATATCGGCATGGTCGATTTTTCGACATTGGCGCGCGATGATTTTCAATGGGGACGCATCGGTTACACCATCCATAACCAATATTGGAACCAAGGCTTCGGAAAAGAAGCGGTCACAGGAGCGCTGGATATTGCTTTCACCGAGCTTGGCTTCCACCGGATTGAAGCACATATCAATCTCGACAACGAAGCTTCTGTTCGGCTGGCTGAAAGTGCGGGCATGAAGTTTGAATGCGTGCGGGAAGCTTTTCTGTATGAAGGCGGGGCGTGGGTCGATCACTTGATCTACTCAATCAATCATAAATAG